GGGTCGTGGAAGCGGGCGGTGGCGTGGAAGAGCGCGCGGGCCGTGGCGTCCGGGTCGGCGGCGGTGAACTCGGCCTCCCGGGAGCCCTCCTCGACGATCGAGCGGACCTGGTCGATCAGCACGTCGATGTGCCGGTCCACCACGTCGCTGTTCTCGTCGATCAGCACGCTGTAGGTCGCGAACAGCTCCGGGTCGTCGCCCGCCTTGTGCCGCTTGGCCTCGAAGAGGGTCGCGAACCAGGAGTGCAGCTTCTCCGGCGCGGGCCGTCCCGGGGCGCCGGTCAGCTCGGCGAGGGCGACCTCGGTGCGGGAGAGCCAGCGCTCGGTGACCGCCTCGCGCAGCGCCGCCTTGGTGCGGAAGTGGCGGTAGACGCTGCCGTGGCTGACGCCGAGCACCCGGGCCACGTCCACGACGGTCGCCTTCGCGGGGCCGTAGCGGCGCAGCACCTCCTCGGTGGCTTCGAGGATGCGCTCTGCGGTCAGGGTTTCGGTGGCGGCCATGGGGACGACAGTACCCGTCAGTGCTCGCTGTCCAGGTGGGCCATCTGGGCCTCCGGGTAGCGCGCACCGGCCGCCGCGCCCGCCGGGACGGCCTCCTCGATCGCCGCCAGGTCGGCCGCGTCGAGCGTCACGTCCACGGCGCCGAGCGCCTCGGCGAGCCGGTCCCGGCGGCGGGCG
The DNA window shown above is from Streptomyces showdoensis and carries:
- a CDS encoding TetR family transcriptional regulator, with the translated sequence MAATETLTAERILEATEEVLRRYGPAKATVVDVARVLGVSHGSVYRHFRTKAALREAVTERWLSRTEVALAELTGAPGRPAPEKLHSWFATLFEAKRHKAGDDPELFATYSVLIDENSDVVDRHIDVLIDQVRSIVEEGSREAEFTAADPDATARALFHATARFHDPAYAPEWRRPAIEAEFESVVGLLLRGLRP